In Cryptomeria japonica chromosome 10, Sugi_1.0, whole genome shotgun sequence, a genomic segment contains:
- the LOC131059324 gene encoding uncharacterized protein LOC131059324: MDFAFGKDDVIDGCHDAERALKFIQKFQAIHQAVEAQLEQSQAKYKACHDKHRIDHHFQVGDRVWLHISKERMQGEGKELKPIRYGPFEILEKIGTNAFHLNLPPYMQIYSVVNVENLKLYKPPMIFDEEANIQVPSIDDLAPEYMSKLLEDVILDRNIRSSKRGGVEYLKVGRKGMHPGKAKWMEIGKVRELYPHLLSK, translated from the coding sequence ATGGACTTTGCTTTTGGAAAGGACGATGTTATAGATGGATGCCATGATGCAGAAAGGGCTTTAAAGTTCATCCAAAAGTTCCAAGCAATCCATCAGGCAGTAGAAGCACAGTTGGAGCAGAGCCAAGCAAAATACAAGGCTTGCCATGACAAGCATCGCATAGATCATCATTTTCAGGTTGGTGACCGTGTTTGGTTACATATCAGCAAGGAAAGGATGCAAGGTGAAGGTAAGGAGCTTAAGCCTATCAGATATGGTCCCTTTGAGATCTTGGAAAAGATCGGTACCAATGCCTTTCACCTTAATCTTCCTCCATATATGCAAATTTACTCAGTTGTAAATGTAGAAAATCTGAAGTTGTACAAGCCTCCAATGATATTCGATGAAGAGGCTAATATTCAAGTTCCTTCAATTGATGACCTTGCACCTGAGTATATGTCAAAGCTTCTAGAGGATGTCATCCTAGACAGAAACATCAGATCTTCAAAAAGAGGTGGTGTTGAGTACCTTAAAGTGGGACGAAAAGGAATGCATCCTGGTAAGGCAAAATGGATGGAGATTGGTAAAGTGAGGGAACTATACCCTCACCTACTTTCTAAGTAA